One stretch of Corvus moneduloides isolate bCorMon1 chromosome 16, bCorMon1.pri, whole genome shotgun sequence DNA includes these proteins:
- the STUB1 gene encoding E3 ubiquitin-protein ligase CHIP: MKGKEEREGGAAGPGAAGPGAGGAGGGSPEKSHSAQEHKEQGNRLFGGRKYPEAAACYGRAINRNPLVAVYYTNRALCYLKMQQHDKALADCKRALELDGQSVKAHFFLGQCQMEMENYDEAIANLQRAYNLAKEQRLNFGDDIPSALRIAKKKRWNSIEEKRINQENELHSHLTKLIMAEKERELAECRKTQQEENTDESRSRVQLASIEAKHDKYLADMDELFSQVDEKRKKRDIPDYLCGKISFELMREPCITPSGITYDRKDIEEHLQRVGHFDPVTRSPLTQDQLIPNLAMKEVIDAFISENGWVEDY, encoded by the exons ATGAAGGGCAAGGAGGAGCGCgagggcggcgcggcggggcccggcgcggcggggccgggcgcggggggcgcgggcggcggcagcCCCGAGAAGAGCCACAGCGCGCAGGAGCACAAGGAGCAGGGGAACCGGCTCTTCGGCGGCCGCAAGTACCCCGAGGCCGCCGCCTGCTACGGCCGCGCCATC AACCGGAACCCCTTGGTGGCCGTGTACTACACCAACCGGGCCCTGTGCTACCTGAAGATGCAGCAGCACGACAAGGCCCTGGCCGACTGCAAGCGGGCGCTGGAGCTGGACGGGCAGTCAGTGAAGGCTCACTTCTTCCTGGGCCAGTGCCAGATGGAGATGGAAAACTACGACGAGGCCATTGCCAACCTGCAGAGAG ccTACAACCTCGCCAAGGAACAGCGGCTGAATTTTGGGGATGACATCCCCAGCGCGCTGCGTATCGCCAAGAAGAAACGCTGGAACAGCATCGAGGAGAAGCGGATCAACCAGGAGAACGAGCTGCACTCCCACCTGACCAAGCTGATCATGGCGGAGAAGGAGAG GGAGCTGGCGGAGTGCCGGAAGActcagcaggaggaaaacacGGACGAGAGCCGGAGCCGTGTTCAGCTGGCCAGCATCGAGGCCAAACAC GACAAATACCTGGCAGACATGGATGAGCTCTTCTCCCAAGTGGATGAGAAGAGGAAG AAGCGGGACATCCCTGACTACCTGTGTGGGAAGATCAGTTTTGAGCTGATGAGAGAGCCCTGCATCACGCCCAGCGGCATCACCTACGacaggaaagacattgaggaGCATCTCCAG CGTGTGGGTCATTTTGACCCGGTGACGCGGAGTCCCCTGACCCAGGACCAGCTGATCCCCAACCTCGCCATGAAGGAGGTGATAGACGCGTTCATCTCGGAGAACGGCTGGGTGGAGGATTACTGA
- the WDR24 gene encoding GATOR complex protein WDR24 translates to MEKMARVTTALGGNVLTGRTMFCHLDAPANAISVCRDAAQVVVAGRNIFKIYSIEEEQFVEKLNLRVGRKPSLNFSCADVVWHQMDENLLATAATNGVVVTWNLGKPSRNKQDQLFTEHKRTVNKVCFHPTEVYMLLSGSQDGYMKCFDLRKKDSVSTFSGQSESVRDVQFSIRDYFTFAATFENGNVQLWDIRRPDRYERMFTAHNGPVFCCDWHPEDRGWLATGGRDKMVKVWDMNTTRAKEIYCVQTIASVARVKWRPECKHHIATCSMMVDHNIYVWDVRRPFIPSAMFEEHKDVTTGIVWRHLHDPYFLLSGSKDSTLYQHIFKDASQPIDRANPEGLCYSLYGDLAFAAKESLISSDSNRKPYIGDRRHPIFFKRKLDPTEQFEYISSSSALNVFETDVESGSMDWFVHTAKQYALAGRPLAELCDHNAKVAKGLDRNQVAQTWTMLRIIYSSLGTMSSTNLNHSMGKGSTALPLMNSFNLKDIPAGLGSESRLDRSKGESRTENILMDSSSTLINNEDNEETEGSDVPADYLLGDVEADEDDLYMMDHENPHAEEQEYSLPQEAFPLRHEIVDNPSALDHLQDKADSPHVSGNEAETVSLTPVESFSLISISHSLYENRLPSDFFNPIVRDTLLFYAEQGDVQMAVSVLIVLGERIRKEIDEQTQEHWYTSYIDLLQRFQLWNISNEVIKLSTCRAINCLNQASTTLHVNCSNCKRPMSNRGWICDRCRQCASMCAVCHHVVKGLFVWCQGCSHGGHLQHIMKWLETSSHCPAGCGHLCEYT, encoded by the exons ATGGAGAAGATGGCCAGGGTCACCACCGCCCTGGGGGGCAACGTGCTGACCGGCCGCACCATGTTCTGCCACCTGGACGCCCCCGCCAACGCCATCAGCGTGTGCCGGGACGCTGCCCAGGTGGTGGTGGCCGGCCGCAACATCTTCAAGATCTACTCCATCGAGGAGGAGCAGTTTGTGGAGAAGCTGAACCTCCGCGTGGGCCGCAAACCCTCCCTGAACTTCAGCTGCGCCGATGTGGTGTGGCACCAGATGGACGAGAACCTGCTGGCCACCGCCGCCACCAACGGCGTGGTGGTCACCTGGAACCTGGGCAAGCCGTCCCGCAACAAGCAGGACCAGCTGTTCACGGAGCACAAGCGCACTGTCAACAAGGTGTGCTTCCACCCCACCGAGGTGTACATGCTGCTCAGCGGCTCCCAGGACGGCTACATGAAGTGCTTTGACCTGCGCAAGAAGGACTCTGTCAGCACCTTCTCTG gccAGTCGGAGAGCGTGCGTGACGTCCAGTTCAGCATCCGGGACTACTTCACCTTCGCTGCCACCTTTGAGAATGGGAACGTGCAGCTGTGGGACATCCGCCGGCCCGACCGCTACGAGAGGATGTTCACTGCCCACAACGGGCCTGTCTTCTGCTGTGACTGGCACCCAGAGGACAG GGGCTGGCTGGCCACGGGTGGCCGGGACAAGATGGTGAAGGTGTGGGACATGAACACGACGCGGGCCAAGGAGATCTACTGCGTGCAGACCATCGCCTCGGTGGCACGGGTGAAGTGGCGCCCCGAGTGCAAGCACCACATCGCCACCTGCTCCATGATGGTGGACCACAACATCTACGTGTGGGACGTGCGCCGCCCCTTCATCCCCTCCGCCATGTTCGAGGAGCACAAGGACGTCACCACGGGCATCGTGTGGCGGCACCTCCACGACCCCTATTTCCTCCTGTCGGGCTCGAAGGACAGCACCCTTTACCAGCACATCTTCAAGGATGCCAGCCAGCCCATCGACCGGGCCAACCCCGAGGGGCTGTGCTACAGCCTCTACGGAGACCTGGCCTTCGCCGCCAAGGAGAGCCTCATCTCCTCCGACTCCAACCGCAAGCCCTACATCGGGGACCGGCGCCACCCCATCTTCTTCAAGCGCAAGCTGGACCCCACGGAGCAGTTCGAGTACATCTCGTCCTCCAGTGCCCTCAACGTGTTCGAGACGGACGTGGAGAGCGGCAGCATGGACTGGTTCGTGCACACGGCCAAGCAGTACGCGCTGGCCGGCCGGCCGCTGGCCGAGCTCTGCGACCACAACGCCAAGGTGGCCAAGGGGCTGGACCGCAACCAG GTGGCTCAGACGTGGACGATGCTGAGGATTATCTACTCCAGCCTCGGCACCATGTCGTCCACAAACCTCAACCACAGCATGGGGAAAGGCAGCACCGCTCTCCCACTCATGAACAG ctttaaCCTGAAAGATatccctgctgggctgggcagcgAGTCCAGACTGGACCGCAGCAAAGGAGAAAGCCGCACAGAAAACATCCTCATGGATTCCTCCTCCACCCTGATCAACAACGAGG ACAACGAGGAGACAGAGGGCAGCGACGTCCCTGCGGATTATCTGCTGGGAGACGTGGAGGCAGATGAGGATGACCTGTACATGATGGACCACGAGAACCCGCATG CTGAAGAGCAGGAATACAGCCTTCCCCAGGAAGCCTTCCCTCTGCGCCACGAAATCGTGGACAACCCATCGGCCTTGGACCACCTGCAGGACAAGGCCGACTCCCCTCACGTCAGCGGCAACGAGGCCGAGACGGTGTCGCTGACCCCCGTGGAGTCCTTCTCGCTCATCTCCATCTCCCACTCGCTCTACGAGAACCGCCTGCCCTCCGACTTCTTCAACCCCATCGTGCGGGACACGCTGCTCTTCTACGCCGAGCAGGGGGACGTGCAGATGGCCGTGTCCGTGCTCATCGTGCTGGGAGAGCGCATCCGCAAGGAGATCGATGAGCAGACGCAG gagcaCTGGTACACATCCTACATCGACCTGCTGCAGCGCTTCCAGCTCTGGAACATCTCCAACGAGGTGATCAAGCTGAGCACGTGCCGTGCCATCAACTGCCTCAACCAGGCTTCCACCACCCTGCACGTCAACTGCAGCAACTGCAAGCGGCCCATGAGCAACAGGGGCTGGATCTGCGACAG GTGTCGGCAGTGTGCCAGCATGTGTGCCGTGTGTCACCACGTGGTGAAGGGGCTCTTCGTctggtgccagggctgcagccacgGCGGCCACCTACAGCACATCATGAAGTGGCTGGAGaccagctcccactgccccGCCGGCTGCGGCCACCTCTGCGAGTACACCTGA
- the JMJD8 gene encoding jmjC domain-containing protein 8 isoform X1 → MAAAARLLLLLPLGWVRPGGCTDPPDGGWLAGTVPEEPRCTVERADASLTYSVFLQRFAFSRPVILGRITDNSAFRALCTREKLLAAFGPFPVRLSTANTYSYRKVDVPFQEYVEHLLKPQDPARLGSDTLYFFGDNNFTEWGPLFQHYVPPPFRIPGTSPAYSFGIAGSGSGVPFHWHGPGFSEVIFGRKRWFLYPPDKTPHFHPNETTLAWLQHTYPTLPPAQRPLECTLHPGEVLYFPDRWWHATLNLDTSVFISTFLG, encoded by the exons atggcggcggcggcgcggctgctgctgctgctgccgctgggCTGGGTCCGGCCCGGCGGCTGCACCGACCCTCCGGACGGCGGCTG GCTGGCGGGCACGGTGCCGGAGGAGCCACGCTGCACCGTGGAGCGAGCCGACGCCTCCCTCACCTACTCCGTCTTCCTGCAGCG GTTCGCATTCTCCCGGCCGGTGATCCTCGGTAGGATCACGGACAATTCG GCGTTCCGAGCCCTCTGCACCCGGGAGAAGCTGCTGGCGGCCTTCGGGCCCTTCCCAGTGCGGCTCAGCACGGCCAACACCTACTCATACCGCAAAG TGGATGTGCCCTTCCAGGAGTACGTGGAGCACCTGCTGAAGCCGCAGGACCCGGCCCGGCTGGGCAGCG acACCCTCTACTTCTTCGGGGACAACAACTTCACCGAGTGGGGTCCCCTCTTCCAGCACTACGTGCCCCCTCCCTTCCGCATCCCTGGCACCAGCCCCGCCTACAGCTTTGGGATCGCAG GCTCAGGCTCTGGTGTTCCCTTCCACTGGCATGGCCCTGGTTTCTCCGAGGTGATTTTCGGCAGGAAG CGCTGGTTTCTGTACCCGCCCGATAAAACCCCGCACTTCCACCCCAACGAGACAACGCTGGCCTGGCTCCAGCACACGTATCCCACCCTGCCACCAGCCCAGCGCCCGCTGGAGTGCACCCTGCACCCTGGGGAG gtCCTGTACTTCCCTGACCGCTGGTGGCATGCCACGCTCAACCTGGACACCAGTGTCTTCATCTCTACCTTCCTGGGCTAG
- the JMJD8 gene encoding jmjC domain-containing protein 8 isoform X3 gives MAAAARLLLLLPLGWVRPGGCTDPPDGGWLAGTVPEEPRCTVERADASLTYSVFLQRFAFSRPVILGRITDNSAFRALCTREKLLAAFGPFPVRLSTANTYSYRKVDVPFQEYVEHLLKPQDPARLGSDTLYFFGDNNFTEWGPLFQHYVPPPFRIPGTSPAYSFGIAGSGSGVPFHWHGPGFSEVIFGRKRALKSQAGRQPTETLESQVDANLLH, from the exons atggcggcggcggcgcggctgctgctgctgctgccgctgggCTGGGTCCGGCCCGGCGGCTGCACCGACCCTCCGGACGGCGGCTG GCTGGCGGGCACGGTGCCGGAGGAGCCACGCTGCACCGTGGAGCGAGCCGACGCCTCCCTCACCTACTCCGTCTTCCTGCAGCG GTTCGCATTCTCCCGGCCGGTGATCCTCGGTAGGATCACGGACAATTCG GCGTTCCGAGCCCTCTGCACCCGGGAGAAGCTGCTGGCGGCCTTCGGGCCCTTCCCAGTGCGGCTCAGCACGGCCAACACCTACTCATACCGCAAAG TGGATGTGCCCTTCCAGGAGTACGTGGAGCACCTGCTGAAGCCGCAGGACCCGGCCCGGCTGGGCAGCG acACCCTCTACTTCTTCGGGGACAACAACTTCACCGAGTGGGGTCCCCTCTTCCAGCACTACGTGCCCCCTCCCTTCCGCATCCCTGGCACCAGCCCCGCCTACAGCTTTGGGATCGCAG GCTCAGGCTCTGGTGTTCCCTTCCACTGGCATGGCCCTGGTTTCTCCGAGGTGATTTTCGGCAGGAAG AGGGCGCTCAAAAGCCAGGCAGGCCGTCAGCCGACTGAAACGCTGGAATCTCAGGTGGATGCAAATCTGTTGCATTAG
- the JMJD8 gene encoding jmjC domain-containing protein 8 isoform X2, whose product MPGIVVLGVSAAGPDGGGGAAAAAAAAGLGPARRLHRPSGRRLAGGHGAGGATLHRGASRRLPHLLRLPAAAFRALCTREKLLAAFGPFPVRLSTANTYSYRKVDVPFQEYVEHLLKPQDPARLGSDTLYFFGDNNFTEWGPLFQHYVPPPFRIPGTSPAYSFGIAGSGSGVPFHWHGPGFSEVIFGRKRWFLYPPDKTPHFHPNETTLAWLQHTYPTLPPAQRPLECTLHPGEVLYFPDRWWHATLNLDTSVFISTFLG is encoded by the exons ATGCCGGGAATCGTAGTTCTCGGCGTCTCCGCCGCCGGTCccgatggcggcggcggcgcggctgctgctgctgctgccgctgggCTGGGTCCGGCCCGGCGGCTGCACCGACCCTCCGGACGGCGGCTG GCTGGCGGGCACGGTGCCGGAGGAGCCACGCTGCACCGTGGAGCGAGCCGACGCCTCCCTCACCTACTCCGTCTTCCTGCAGCG GCGTTCCGAGCCCTCTGCACCCGGGAGAAGCTGCTGGCGGCCTTCGGGCCCTTCCCAGTGCGGCTCAGCACGGCCAACACCTACTCATACCGCAAAG TGGATGTGCCCTTCCAGGAGTACGTGGAGCACCTGCTGAAGCCGCAGGACCCGGCCCGGCTGGGCAGCG acACCCTCTACTTCTTCGGGGACAACAACTTCACCGAGTGGGGTCCCCTCTTCCAGCACTACGTGCCCCCTCCCTTCCGCATCCCTGGCACCAGCCCCGCCTACAGCTTTGGGATCGCAG GCTCAGGCTCTGGTGTTCCCTTCCACTGGCATGGCCCTGGTTTCTCCGAGGTGATTTTCGGCAGGAAG CGCTGGTTTCTGTACCCGCCCGATAAAACCCCGCACTTCCACCCCAACGAGACAACGCTGGCCTGGCTCCAGCACACGTATCCCACCCTGCCACCAGCCCAGCGCCCGCTGGAGTGCACCCTGCACCCTGGGGAG gtCCTGTACTTCCCTGACCGCTGGTGGCATGCCACGCTCAACCTGGACACCAGTGTCTTCATCTCTACCTTCCTGGGCTAG